One Mus musculus strain C57BL/6J chromosome 2, GRCm38.p6 C57BL/6J genomic window, GTTGTGAAACATGAggtgaatacaaaaaaaaaacaaatggacaTGCCAAATACAGTGTTGTTTGTTtacacatttacttatttatctatagAAAAGGTACCATGAATGATGTGATTAGAACTTCTCTATGATAGCTATCTCTGAGAAAATATCCATTTCCTAAAATAGAGTAAAATTGTTGAGGTATACAGACTTTCTAATATTTCCATAACAATATAATAGTAGCTATCATGTCTGTGATGATGAaggacaaaaatatttatttattaaaatggaAAAGACTTAATTGATACATCCATATACACAGTCCTCATGGCTGGGGGTCTTATCTTCTTGGGTCTTGAAACTTTTGTTGACTATATACTGCCTTGTTATCTTGCTGTGTTGCTCACATTTATTCTGTAGATAGGATAGGACTGAGAAAAAAGCTTCACCAGCAGAGGCTTCACTTCCCTTCAAACAGTTTGTCTTGGCACCACACCTTCCTCATGGCATTCTTCATGTCTGTATTCCTCAGTGTGTAGATGAGAGGGTTGAACAATGGGGCAATCATGGTGTAAAACAGAGCAAACACCTTGTCGTCCCCAACAGAATCACCCACTGGGACATAGGTAAAGATGAGTGGCAAGAAGAACATGAATACAACGGTGATATGTGAGCCACAGGTAGAAAGAGCTTTGCGGCGGCCCTCTGATGACCTGGTCCTCAGGATGGACAAAATGATTATATAAGAAATGACCAAGGCAAGAAAGGTCAAAATGGACAGAACTCCTGTAGTGGTAATGATTACAATAACCATGAGCCTTGTATCTGTGCAGGCCAGTTTCAGCAGGGGGAATATGTCACAGAAGTAGTGGTCTATTTCATTGGTGCCACAAAAGGGAAGtctgataataataaatacatgtacAAGTGAGTGTATAAAAGCACCAATAGCTGAGGCTATCACAAGCATGTAACATACCTGTCTGCTCATGGTGATCATGtagtaaaggggtctgcaaatgGCTACGTACCGATCATAGGCCATGGCAACCAAGATGAATATCTCAGTGGCACCAAAAAAGTGTGCATAAAACATCTGGGCTATGCAGCCATTGTAGGAGATTGTGTTACATTGTACAAATAAGTCTATTATCAATTTAGGGGCCACTGTGGATGTGAAGCAGACATCCATGAAAGACAGGTAAGTGAGAAAATAATACATTGGCTGCTCACTAAGGTGACTGCCCCTAATAGTAATAAGAACAACCAGGTTGCCACAGAGAATTGCAAGATAGCAAAGCAAGAACAACACAGCACACATTTCTTTGACATTCTCATTATGGAAAAGTCCCAGAAAAATAAATTCTGTGAGGTTTCCAAATCCCATCACTTCTGCATGCCTAATTATTTAGATGGAGAAAAGGCTGCATCTGAAACCTTGGTGTTTCAAGTCCTTTTACTTGTTACAACGTCATTTTGATCCAATAAGTTTATAAGTAAGATGCACACAATAGTTGAGAGTATAATAAGTTCCTTCGTGAGAACATATGCACAGAGAGCAACTAAAAATTGATTGTAATGAAAATGGTAAATTACTTTTAGTTGTTGGAGAAATTCTAAAACTTTATACTTATTAGAATTAAGGTAGTTAGTtaattgaaacacacacactaagttCCAAACTGAGATAAGAGTTCACAAGTTGACAGACAGCATgaagggctttgttttgttttggatgaaAAGACTATTCTAATTCTCAGTCCTTCATAGTGATTAAAATACCCGAATTCTGAAAGTGTGTGTTGGCACTCTACTTCTGTGGACTAAACATGTCACATTATTGAGTATCTTCACAGCAATCTCAGAGATGTCATTGAAACTTACCgtaattaaaaagaataatataTGTGATAAAGTACAACTAGCAAAAGTGTGGAGAAGAGAGTGGTTTCTTGTCCAGTATCCAAAGTGGACTTCCTCCACTTCACCTTATTTCCCAATTCATTTTCCAGTCACTTCTGGAGGCCCCCATTGTTAGCAACAATCACTCAGATTCTGGCATGACTTTGGATGGTAGCTCCTTCGGGGACACAGAATGCATCCAGAGGACTGCCTTCTCTCCACCTGTTTAAACAGCATGTGtctttatgtttttgtgtgtgtgtgtgtgtgtgtgtgtgtgtatgtgtgttttcgagacaaggtttctctgtgtagccctggctgtcctgaaactcactctgtagaccaggctggcctcaaactcagaaatctgcctgcctctgcctcccatgtgctgggattaaaggcatgcaccaccactgccaggccagcATGTACCTTTAAATTGAACCACATGTTCTCACTATACCAGATTCTTTGCATTTGCATCATGAAAAAAACCGTAAAGCATttcagtgaaaagaaaaaaaatttccttcctttcttatttattttctgtaactCTAGTAAGTGGTCTAAAATTTGTCACATAGATGCTCAATTCAGACAGTTTTACAAAAGTAACTCAATCAACCTTattaatgaatgaaaatgtcAGTATAATATACAGAATTAAAACAGTGAAAGACTAATACCCTTTGTACTGTGCAAGTAAATCTTCAAGAAAAGTAAAGTTAACCCAGAAAAAGATTATGAATAGAATCTTATGTATTGATTCATGTTCTACCCATTGATCTCAAGTTAACATTGTCTCTTCTAATTATTCCCCAAAACTCTAAAAGTGTCACGTGAGAAAAGATCCAGTTATAAGTCTAAAttcaggggaatgcaaattaaaaatcaATGTCATATTATTCTCAGTTGTTGGCATTGTGcacatataaattaatttttaaagataaatcaTAAAGTAAGAACATTCCTTTCAACCTTGTGAACATTTGAAAAGGGGAAAAGGTTTAAATACTAAATATTAATACTAAATACATAGTAGTATCAAAGCAGAAATAGAATATCATATGTTCATAAAATGTGAAGCAAACACTCCAGGAACCTAACTGAAATCTGTATGACAGTAAGGAAAACCATATGATGCAAGCATAAAGTGAAAGGTTTTAAATAAATGACCAAAATCTAAAGATATCTGTAAAAGTCATGTCTATGAGAAGTTGAGTGCTTATAAGTGAATTTTACAATGTGTGGAATGGCATGGTTACATCTGAGGTATAAAGGAGTTGATCATCAAAGGATATCATAATCTAAGTATATCTCAATTTCCTCACCAGTGAGATTTTCCTTGCTTCTTTAATTAAAAACTCAACCTAATTGTTTTAATATGGCTTCAGAAAacaatacattatatattagGTGGGATTTAGTTCAGTAAATAAGATATTGTAATCTTTATTCAAATTCTGCAGAAACTTGAAGGCCTTGTTCTTTATTATTTAAcatgtgatttttctcctttacTGATGCAAATTATGTTGCAGAAGGGATTGCCTATGCACTCTAGTCCACAATTGTCACACATCATGTGGATGTAAGTAGATACACTCTTGTCCCATAATGAATGGCCaaagaaatattattaaataaataaataaataaataaataaataaaaagcaagaaacacATTGAATCAGCTCCTATATTTAGAAATATCCCTAATTCTGCATTTGCTATTTGGATGAATAAAACTAAATccccttgtattttttttaagttcttaatAGAATTGGAATAAAATCTATGATCTCTTAGATGTAAATTTGACTTTGAGTGTCCCACAAAAGTAATGCAAAAGTAGGGGGCAGGGGAGATACTCAACCACATTTTCACAGCCTTAGTTATTTTCTTACATAAGTTATTCACTTCAGGAATAATCTTTGTCAGTTAAATCCTCAGACTCAATCATGAAGTCAGTCCAGAAGAAAGGTTGTTCTGCTCCTGTGCATAGAATGGGCTCTCTCATAATGACTACATGTCATATATAATGCTGAGCTTTGTTTTTCTCGTGTAAAAACTACTATATAATATTTTCTACCACAAGGTATTCATGTCAAATATATCCAAACAGGCAAGTCCTATGTAGGCATATATCAAAAAATGTGTTGTAAGAACTAAAAAGaactactctgtgtgtgtgtgtgtgtgtgtgtgtgtgtgtgtgtgtgtgtgtgtgaaagttcaTTGTCTTTAAttggcttatttttttaaaagaaaaaaa contains:
- the Olfr1198 gene encoding olfactory receptor 1198; translation: MGFGNLTEFIFLGLFHNENVKEMCAVLFLLCYLAILCGNLVVLITIRGSHLSEQPMYYFLTYLSFMDVCFTSTVAPKLIIDLFVQCNTISYNGCIAQMFYAHFFGATEIFILVAMAYDRYVAICRPLYYMITMSRQVCYMLVIASAIGAFIHSLVHVFIIIRLPFCGTNEIDHYFCDIFPLLKLACTDTRLMVIVIITTTGVLSILTFLALVISYIIILSILRTRSSEGRRKALSTCGSHITVVFMFFLPLIFTYVPVGDSVGDDKVFALFYTMIAPLFNPLIYTLRNTDMKNAMRKVWCQDKLFEGK